AGCCGGCCGACCCGCCCTCGAACCTGATCAACGTCGGCGCGTACGTCTTCCCCGCCGAGGCGCGGGCGTGGCTGGACGTGCCGATGAGCGAGCGGGGCGAACACGAGATCACCGACGTGCTGGAGCGGGTTGTCGACGAGTTCGCGGTCCGGACGGTCGGCGTCGACCGCTGGCTGGGCGTCGGCCGGCCGTGGGAACTGCTCGAGGCCAACGAGTGGAAGCTCGACGAACTCGACCCCGCCGTCCGCGGCGACGTGAGCGACGACGCCGAACTCCGCGGTCCCGTCGTCGTCGAGGCAGGGGCAACGGTCGAACCCGGCGTCGTGATCGAAGGTCCCGCGCTGATCCGCAGCGGCGCGGACGTTGGCCCCAACGCGTACGTCCGGGGTGCGACCTTGCTCGGCGAGGACGTCCACGTGGGCAACGGCGTCGAGATCAAAAACAGCGTCCTGATGCGCGGCACGAACGTCCCCCACCTCTCCTACGTCGGCGACAGCGTGCTCGGCCGGGACGTGAACTTCGGCGCGGGGACGCAGGTCGCGAACCTCCGGCACGACGATCGACCCGTGGAGTTCACGGTCAAGGGCGAGCGCGTCTCGACCGGGCGCCGGAAGTTCGGCGTCGTGGCCGGCGACGGCGCGAAGACCGGGATCAATTCCAGTGTGTACCCCGGCGTAAAGCTCTCGGCCGGCGCGACGACGAAGCCCGGCGAAGCGGTCGACCGCGATCGCTGAACTCGAGTCTCAGGGCAGGACGCCGAACATCAGTGCCCCGGCGAACCCCGCGAGGGCGAGGCCGACGATCCAGACGACCAGGCGTTTCGCGTTGGCGACGACGGACGAGGACATGCGCGACGGTTCGGGGCCGCGGCCCTTAATTTCACGGCGTTCGGCGGCGGACCACCGTTCACGGTAGCGCCCGCCGTTGCAGGAACTATTTGGGGTATGCCAATGTGGGACACTCACGGATGCTCGACACACCCGATCTGAGCGGACAGACCGCATTTATCACCGGCACGACACGGGGCATCGGTAAGGCCCTGGCCCTGGAACTCGCAGCGGCAGGCTGTAACATCGTCTCGACGGGCAAGACCGTGGACGACTCCGATTCGGATCTCGAGGGGACGATCCACAAGACCGCCGAGGAGTGCGCCGAGAAGGGCGTCGACACCCACGCCGTCCAGCTGGACGTCCGCGACGAGGA
Above is a genomic segment from Halorientalis sp. LT38 containing:
- the glmU gene encoding bifunctional sugar-1-phosphate nucleotidylyltransferase/acetyltransferase, with protein sequence MQAVILAAGEGTRMRPLTESLPKPMLPVADRPLAAHTVDAAVAAGVDELIFVVGYEQAVVRDHFGDSYRGVPVSYAVQEEQLGTAHAVQAAEDHLDGEFAVLNGDDLYDPAALSDLFSGGPAVGTYEVSDPTPYGVFAVEDGTVTGIVEKPADPPSNLINVGAYVFPAEARAWLDVPMSERGEHEITDVLERVVDEFAVRTVGVDRWLGVGRPWELLEANEWKLDELDPAVRGDVSDDAELRGPVVVEAGATVEPGVVIEGPALIRSGADVGPNAYVRGATLLGEDVHVGNGVEIKNSVLMRGTNVPHLSYVGDSVLGRDVNFGAGTQVANLRHDDRPVEFTVKGERVSTGRRKFGVVAGDGAKTGINSSVYPGVKLSAGATTKPGEAVDRDR